One window of the Runella slithyformis DSM 19594 genome contains the following:
- a CDS encoding HNH endonuclease family protein, translating to MRKFEIHPIVKYIFSKIEAYKFRNEISPESDLYTVEHILPESADETWGDFKQEEIRRSVYRIGNLTLLERKLNREVDVLHYPEKAIRYAESNSFITKALAENYISWSENKISARQRELAKDAKAIWRIQEFNL from the coding sequence ATTCGTAAATTTGAAATACACCCAATTGTAAAGTATATCTTTTCAAAAATAGAAGCGTATAAATTCAGGAATGAAATCAGTCCGGAGAGTGATTTGTACACTGTGGAGCACATACTGCCTGAGAGTGCGGATGAAACTTGGGGAGATTTTAAACAGGAAGAAATTCGTCGTTCAGTGTATCGAATCGGAAACTTAACCCTACTCGAAAGAAAACTTAATCGAGAAGTAGATGTATTGCACTATCCTGAAAAAGCAATTCGGTATGCAGAGAGTAATAGTTTTATTACCAAAGCATTAGCAGAAAACTACATTTCATGGAGTGAAAATAAAATTTCGGCTCGGCAACGCGAACTGGCCAAAGATGCCAAAGCGATTTGGAGAATTCAGGAATTCAATTTGTAA
- a CDS encoding RagB/SusD family nutrient uptake outer membrane protein, which translates to MKKLILKIVVATFCLASVTSCNDDFLERYPLDRITNETFWNTENDLRVYNNSIYNLTLNDNATSILFGHSSGADFGNSIWFIDGYSDNLAPKDPRHTFYMQTRAGRHVVPTNPQDHGYKGWNFVRACNVGLENYGKAQIAQNIKDRYIAETRLLRGWFYADKVSKFGDVPWVEKSLNTDSPELFAARTPREEAMEKVLADLDFACTKLPDNWGDGGAPGRLNRWAALLVKSRVCLFEGTWRKYHGGTNPNKWLEEAAKASKELIDKGPYRLYSTGNPDVDYNAYHRILNLTGNPEVIYWRRYQLGVWTNHQQAYFSYTGGASKSMVEDYLCTDGLPISLSPLYKGDDKIEDVFENRDPRLRQTILHPQDAAKYKYHLADGRSYPRIDGMEGGFTTSTGYHIIKHYNADDMIGKAFGVAESPAIIMRFAEALLNYAEAQAELGKITQADIDLTINRLRDRVKMARMDINNIPVDPTYANDGVSPLIAEIRRERRIELFLEGFRYNDLRRWKQGRKLLIPTLGLRWDAAAIARYPKANIRTRVDPVSKKTYIDVYAGTDWAVPIFEESKHYLWPLPLNTLAANPALKQNPGWQ; encoded by the coding sequence ATGAAAAAATTAATTTTAAAAATAGTAGTTGCAACCTTCTGCCTGGCCTCAGTAACAAGCTGTAATGACGACTTTCTCGAACGATATCCTTTGGATCGTATCACCAACGAAACCTTCTGGAACACTGAGAATGACCTGCGGGTATATAACAACAGTATCTACAACTTAACCCTAAATGACAACGCCACCTCTATTTTGTTTGGCCACTCAAGCGGGGCAGACTTTGGCAACAGTATTTGGTTTATTGATGGCTACTCCGACAATCTGGCACCCAAAGACCCAAGGCATACTTTTTATATGCAAACACGTGCCGGGAGGCATGTAGTACCTACCAATCCCCAAGATCACGGTTATAAGGGATGGAACTTCGTACGGGCTTGCAATGTGGGTTTGGAAAATTATGGCAAAGCCCAAATCGCCCAAAACATCAAAGATAGATACATCGCAGAAACAAGACTTTTGAGAGGGTGGTTTTATGCCGATAAAGTGTCAAAGTTTGGTGATGTGCCATGGGTAGAAAAGTCCTTGAACACAGACTCGCCGGAGTTGTTTGCCGCAAGAACTCCCAGAGAAGAAGCCATGGAAAAAGTATTGGCTGACTTGGATTTTGCATGTACCAAACTACCCGACAACTGGGGTGATGGCGGTGCACCCGGACGACTCAACCGCTGGGCGGCGTTGCTGGTCAAGTCAAGAGTGTGCCTCTTTGAGGGAACTTGGCGGAAATACCACGGTGGTACGAATCCCAACAAATGGCTGGAAGAAGCGGCAAAGGCCTCGAAAGAATTGATAGACAAAGGCCCCTATAGATTGTACTCTACCGGCAATCCTGATGTGGACTACAACGCCTACCATAGAATACTCAATCTGACAGGCAACCCGGAAGTAATCTATTGGAGAAGATACCAACTGGGCGTTTGGACAAACCACCAGCAAGCCTATTTTAGTTATACGGGCGGTGCTTCAAAGAGCATGGTTGAAGATTATCTTTGTACGGATGGCCTTCCGATATCCCTGTCGCCCCTTTACAAAGGAGACGACAAAATAGAAGATGTTTTCGAAAACCGTGATCCAAGATTACGCCAAACTATCCTACACCCGCAAGATGCCGCCAAATACAAATATCATTTGGCCGACGGCAGATCTTATCCCCGCATAGATGGAATGGAAGGTGGATTTACCACTTCCACCGGCTATCACATCATCAAGCACTATAATGCCGACGATATGATCGGAAAAGCGTTTGGAGTGGCAGAATCACCTGCTATTATTATGCGTTTTGCCGAGGCATTGCTTAATTATGCCGAAGCACAAGCAGAATTGGGTAAAATTACACAAGCTGATATTGACCTTACCATTAATAGACTCAGAGACCGAGTAAAGATGGCAAGAATGGATATCAATAATATACCTGTTGATCCTACCTATGCCAATGATGGCGTATCTCCCTTGATTGCAGAAATAAGAAGAGAAAGAAGAATTGAACTATTCCTGGAAGGCTTCAGATACAATGACTTAAGACGCTGGAAGCAGGGAAGAAAGTTACTCATTCCCACCTTAGGCCTCAGGTGGGATGCCGCAGCCATCGCCAGGTACCCCAAAGCCAATATAAGAACCAGAGTTGACCCCGTGTCAAAGAAAACGTATATTGATGTATATGCCGGTACAGACTGGGCAGTGCCTATTTTTGAAGAAAGTAAGCATTATTTGTGGCCGCTGCCACTCAATACTTTGGCTGCAAACCCTGCTTTGAAGCAAAACCCGGGCTGGCAGTAA